In a single window of the Lineus longissimus chromosome 4, tnLinLong1.2, whole genome shotgun sequence genome:
- the LOC135487146 gene encoding heparan sulfate glucosamine 3-O-sulfotransferase 5-like → MKSKTKEVSYQQLPAAPDSKRPCNTRLIQSFSKCTPLKVIAVVVLTALSTCLIIYSCLDKRLIERLCCTHNPVVQTADEPETMTSKYGNIPDSDDFRPRHRYRDNDNIRYKHTKRRLPQCIIIGVRKGGTRALLNFVNLHPAIQIANKETHFFDDDDNYSMGYEWYRRKMPYSFPQQITIEKTPAYFVEESVPERVHKMNSSIKLILIMRDPTERAISDYTQIHMTKLSKGKQHESFEELAINEDTGEVRTTYRAIRRSIYHRHLERWLQYFPLSQFLILSSEALVRDPVSQLKIVENFLGIEHKITPANFYYNRTKGYFCLRNETHEKCLAESKGRPHPNVSPEVVKKLQDYFRPHNYKFYRMVDKDFGWP, encoded by the coding sequence ATGAAGAGCAAGACAAAAGAGGTTTCATATCAACAACTACCCGCCGCGCCCGACTCCAAGAGACCATGCAACACTCGTCTTATACAAAGTTTCTCAAAATGTACGCCCCTGAAAGTCATCGCGGTTGTCGTTCTGACGGCTTTATCAACCTGCCTCATCATATACAGTTGTCTTGACAAGAGGCTGATCGAGCGATTGTGCTGTACCCATAACCCTGTCGTACAGACCGCCGATGAGCCGGAGACGATGACCAGCAAGTATGGCAACATACCTGATTCCGATGACTTCAGGCCCCGTCACAGGTACAGAGACAATGACAACATTCGATACAAACATACCAAACGTCGTCTACCTCAATGTATTATTATTGGAGTCCGCAAAGGAGGCACACGAGCGCTTTTAAACTTTGTGAACTTGCACCCCGCGATTCAAATCGCCAATAAAGAAACACACTTCtttgacgacgatgacaattaTAGCATGGGTTACGAATGGTATCGGAGAAAAATGCCGTATTCTTTCCCACAACAAATCACGATAGAAAAAACGCCCGCGTACTTTGTTGAAGAGAGCGTCCCAGAGCGCGTACATAAAATGAACAGTAGtatcaaattgatattgatCATGCGTGATCCAACTGAACGTGCTATTTCAGACTATACCCAGATTCATATGACAAAACTCTCGAAGGGGAAGCAGCATGAGTCATTTGAGGAACTGGCGATTAACGAGGACACAGGAGAGGTGCGGACAACCTACAGAGCCATCCGACGCTCAATTTACCACAGACATTTAGAGCGGTGGTTACAATACTTTCCCCTGAGTCAATTCTTGATCCTGAGCTCAGAGGCACTGGTCAGAGACCCGGTCAGTCAGTTAAAAATCGTCGAAAACTTTCTCGGGATCGAGCACAAAATAACGCCCGCAAATTTCTATTATAATCGGACGAAGGGTTATTTCTGCTTACGGAATGAAACACATGAAAAATGTTTAGCCGAATCGAAGGGAAGACCGCATCCAAATGTCTCGCCGGAAGTTGTAAAGAAACTGCAAGACTATTTTCGACCTCATAATTATAAATTTTATCGGATGGTGGACAAGGACTTTGGGTGGCCTTAG